A single genomic interval of Noviherbaspirillum saxi harbors:
- a CDS encoding carboxymuconolactone decarboxylase family protein codes for MESIAATQRVAPAVAPYEQAVSEAFARITPPGKQPLNLFRTMARSPRILQRMFAGSLLDAGSLTLRQRELVILRSCARCQSEYEWGVHVAFFASAVGLTEQEIAATRVEGDIRTAGWSTNEELLIRLVDALHDAANVPDELWQALEDSYTTEQLLELICLTGYYHTISFLTNALRIEPENYAPRFHGLPK; via the coding sequence ATGGAATCAATTGCAGCAACCCAGCGCGTTGCGCCGGCAGTGGCGCCTTACGAGCAAGCCGTTTCCGAAGCCTTCGCTCGCATTACTCCGCCCGGCAAGCAACCGTTAAATCTGTTTCGCACCATGGCGCGCTCTCCCCGCATCCTGCAACGGATGTTTGCAGGCAGCCTGCTCGATGCCGGTTCCCTCACACTGCGCCAGCGCGAATTGGTGATCCTGCGCAGTTGCGCGCGTTGTCAGTCGGAATATGAATGGGGTGTGCATGTCGCATTCTTTGCGAGCGCGGTCGGCCTGACCGAACAGGAAATTGCCGCCACGCGGGTGGAAGGCGATATCAGGACAGCGGGATGGTCGACGAACGAGGAGTTGTTGATACGTCTGGTCGATGCCCTGCACGATGCTGCAAATGTACCGGATGAATTATGGCAAGCGCTGGAAGACAGCTACACGACGGAACAATTGCTCGAGCTGATCTGCCTGACTGGTTATTACCATACGATCTCGTTCCTGACGAATGCGCTTCGCATAGAGCCGGAAAATTATGCGCCGCGCTTCCACGGTCTGCCGAAGTAA
- a CDS encoding helix-turn-helix domain-containing protein, with amino-acid sequence MALLDMLGRRWVLRILWELREDSLTFRELREHCDAMSPTVLNQRLRELRDAGIVVLNEPAGYALASSGRQLLEALMPLQRWAEQWQGTIAAQEQTKVLVEENDASTAVKTPGKAKPGAKAKRRLP; translated from the coding sequence ATGGCCTTGCTCGATATGCTAGGTCGTCGTTGGGTGCTGCGGATACTGTGGGAACTCAGGGAAGACTCGCTGACTTTCCGCGAGTTGCGGGAACATTGCGACGCAATGTCGCCAACCGTGCTTAATCAGCGTTTGCGCGAGTTGCGCGATGCGGGAATCGTTGTGCTCAATGAGCCAGCGGGTTATGCCTTGGCTTCGTCCGGCAGGCAATTGCTGGAAGCCCTTATGCCATTGCAGCGTTGGGCAGAGCAATGGCAGGGAACGATTGCCGCACAGGAACAGACCAAAGTTCTGGTGGAGGAAAACGATGCGTCAACCGCAGTCAAAACACCGGGCAAGGCAAAGCCCGGTGCCAAAGCTAAGCGGCGACTACCTTGA
- a CDS encoding RNA-binding S4 domain-containing protein, with protein MSRVQSLEFAVDGEYVELNQLLKLVGIVDSGGAGKALVASGEVSVDGKVESRKTCKIRPGQVVTLGNVRIKVVAA; from the coding sequence ATGAGCCGGGTTCAGTCGCTTGAGTTTGCGGTCGATGGCGAATACGTCGAACTTAATCAATTGCTGAAACTGGTCGGCATCGTCGATAGCGGCGGCGCCGGCAAAGCGCTCGTTGCCAGCGGCGAAGTGTCGGTCGACGGCAAAGTCGAATCCCGCAAGACCTGCAAGATACGCCCCGGTCAAGTCGTCACGCTGGGCAACGTAAGGATCAAGGTAGTCGCCGCTTAG